The Flavobacterium piscisymbiosum genome includes a region encoding these proteins:
- the xseB gene encoding exodeoxyribonuclease VII small subunit, with the protein MEEKLTYEAAKSELTAISKEIESEEISVDVLAAKVKRASELIEFCQAKLKNTEEEVNKIIGRMENPEN; encoded by the coding sequence ATGGAAGAGAAACTCACCTATGAGGCGGCAAAGTCCGAGCTGACAGCCATTTCAAAAGAAATAGAAAGCGAAGAAATATCAGTTGACGTGTTGGCTGCAAAAGTCAAAAGGGCCTCGGAGCTTATTGAGTTCTGCCAGGCCAAGCTTAAAAACACAGAAGAGGAAGTGAATAAAATCATCGGCAGGATGGAGAATCCTGAAAACTAA
- the xseA gene encoding exodeoxyribonuclease VII large subunit, with protein sequence MIHDTISARFEGQRFWVLADITNHSYKADKKIHYFELVEKAQNGNAITAKMLGKSWGGGAVRIEEFEKNTGQAFTNNLHVLVQVSVDYHPLYGLSVSVLDIDSNFMLGILEQQRNATLERLVKENDYIQKVGDGYLTFNNRLKLPAVIQRVAVISSSSSAGNEDFRHTMLHNDFGYVFQIDDYYTVVQGDNNAKLFLNKLIEIYNTGIPYDAVVINRGGGSQSDFLIFDNYNIGRAVAKFPIPVITGIGHQKNVSIADLMAHTHTKTPTKAAEFIIAHNRSFELRILALQQNIVIKSQQLFHVHYKELSELKNAISRSARELVQLHGEELTRTNDRITSSSRRVLYGHQKKLMLTVHQLTQGTSMLFQQKKNELGNIKNSIQNAAVDYLRHEKLTLEYHQKSIQLMSPQNILRKGYAIVKSGGKIISSADNIEAGHEIEVILKDAKLKSIVKEKIQYDGRETHL encoded by the coding sequence ATGATTCATGACACGATTAGTGCGCGTTTTGAAGGGCAGCGTTTTTGGGTACTGGCCGATATCACCAATCATTCCTATAAAGCCGATAAAAAGATCCATTATTTTGAGCTGGTGGAAAAAGCCCAAAACGGCAATGCCATAACAGCAAAAATGCTTGGCAAGTCGTGGGGCGGGGGAGCCGTTCGTATTGAGGAGTTTGAAAAAAATACGGGACAGGCCTTTACCAATAACCTTCACGTCCTGGTGCAGGTAAGCGTGGATTATCATCCTCTGTACGGATTGTCTGTGAGCGTTTTGGATATTGACAGCAATTTTATGCTGGGCATACTCGAGCAGCAGCGAAATGCCACCCTGGAGCGTCTGGTGAAAGAAAATGATTATATCCAGAAAGTGGGGGATGGTTATTTGACGTTTAACAACCGGCTTAAACTTCCGGCAGTAATTCAGAGAGTGGCTGTAATCTCGTCGAGCAGCTCGGCAGGGAATGAGGATTTCCGCCACACCATGCTGCATAATGATTTCGGTTACGTTTTCCAGATTGATGATTATTATACCGTTGTGCAGGGAGATAACAATGCCAAACTGTTCTTGAATAAACTCATCGAGATTTATAATACCGGAATTCCATATGATGCCGTTGTGATTAACAGGGGCGGCGGGTCCCAGTCTGATTTTTTGATCTTTGACAACTACAATATCGGAAGGGCAGTGGCTAAGTTTCCCATTCCGGTGATAACCGGGATCGGACACCAGAAAAATGTCAGTATAGCAGACCTGATGGCCCATACCCATACCAAGACACCCACCAAGGCCGCTGAGTTTATCATTGCCCATAACCGAAGTTTTGAACTTCGGATACTCGCGCTTCAGCAAAATATCGTAATCAAATCACAGCAGCTTTTTCATGTCCATTACAAAGAATTAAGCGAGCTCAAAAACGCCATTTCCCGCAGCGCAAGGGAACTGGTACAGCTGCACGGGGAAGAGCTGACGCGAACCAACGATCGAATTACAAGCAGTTCCAGGAGGGTTCTCTACGGGCATCAAAAGAAACTTATGTTAACTGTTCATCAGCTCACACAGGGGACGAGCATGCTGTTTCAGCAGAAAAAAAATGAGTTGGGGAATATAAAAAACAGTATACAGAATGCAGCAGTTGACTATCTTCGCCATGAGAAGCTCACTTTGGAATACCACCAGAAAAGCATCCAGCTGATGTCCCCGCAAAACATCCTTCGAAAAGGCTATGCGATTGTGAAGTCGGGTGGAAAAATTATCAGCAGCGCCGATAATATAGAGGCAGGCCACGAGATAGAAGTAATACTGAAAGACGCAAAACTAAAAAGCATTGTTAAAGAAAAAATACAATATGATGGAAGAGAAACTCACCTATGA
- a CDS encoding helix-turn-helix domain-containing protein: MKKQETTHRKIDSLHDFHRALGLPRPLHPMISMINLDDVNVLPDALPEMMVLNYYKIAYKTNIASQVRYGQNHYDFSEGGLIFTAPNQLFESPDETKKSGYVLLVHPDFLLTYPLAKKIKDYGYFSYSANEALHLSDREKTTILSIFGIILEELESRIDDFSQDVIISQLELLLNYCNRFYKRQFITRKAVNNSLLEKLEAILEDYFNNQRTATEGIPTVHYIAGLLHLSPSYLSDMLRLLTGQNAQQHIHTKMIQKAKELLSGTDLTISEIAYQLGFEHPQSFSKLFKTKTKLSPVDFRHSFN; the protein is encoded by the coding sequence ATGAAAAAGCAAGAAACTACCCACCGCAAAATTGACTCCCTCCATGACTTCCACAGGGCTCTTGGGCTTCCAAGGCCATTACACCCGATGATAAGCATGATCAATCTTGATGATGTAAATGTATTGCCGGACGCGCTGCCTGAAATGATGGTGCTCAATTACTATAAAATTGCCTACAAAACCAATATCGCATCCCAGGTTCGGTATGGTCAGAATCATTATGACTTCAGTGAGGGCGGCTTGATTTTTACGGCCCCAAACCAGTTGTTTGAAAGTCCGGATGAAACTAAAAAATCCGGATATGTGCTGCTGGTCCATCCTGATTTTTTATTAACCTACCCTTTGGCAAAAAAGATAAAGGACTATGGCTATTTTTCCTATTCGGCCAATGAGGCATTACATTTATCGGACAGGGAAAAAACTACCATCCTTTCTATTTTCGGCATTATTCTCGAGGAACTGGAAAGCCGTATTGACGATTTCAGCCAGGATGTAATTATTTCACAGCTCGAATTATTGCTCAATTACTGTAACCGTTTCTACAAACGCCAGTTCATTACAAGAAAAGCTGTAAACAATAGTTTGCTCGAAAAACTCGAAGCCATACTGGAGGATTACTTTAACAATCAAAGGACAGCTACTGAGGGTATCCCGACAGTTCATTATATTGCAGGGCTTTTACACTTGTCACCGAGCTATCTCAGCGATATGCTGCGCTTGCTAACAGGCCAGAATGCCCAGCAGCACATACATACTAAAATGATTCAAAAGGCCAAGGAGTTATTGTCTGGGACAGATCTAACGATTTCAGAAATTGCCTATCAGCTGGGTTTTGAGCATCCGCAATCTTTTAGCAAACTCTTTAAGACCAAGACCAAACTGTCGCCTGTCGATTTCAGGCATTCATTCAATTAG
- a CDS encoding PAS domain-containing sensor histidine kinase, with product MNIDNQQELYLLVMNAPVGICVLDAHTLKAEIVNDSFIAVAGKPREAILGNFYWDAFPEARPHYESALAGVILKGSPYSNSEAERKVIRGGKQETVYMALVYAPLKDTAGEVKKVAVWVTDNTLQVLQRQKVEESEKFARTVFYNSPVAKLVYTGPDMVLHQANEKMLEIFGKGDSIIGKPIMEAVPEMKETHLFGAYQHVLKTGEIHTQTASRIMFIKNGSPYYGYYDYTYKPLYDAKGNIYGVICTAIDVTEEVVARNKLQEAEQNMRGAVELAQLGTWSIDVASNGLTYSDRLIEWFGYDPAAQDYNEVIPILLEEDQQRVANAVAWGLNPESGGLYDETYTIIHPTTEKKRILHAQGKTVFDPEGNPVRMNGTAQDITIQMELQVELENQLQERTEEIAAVIEELRATNEELEQTNVQLIHSNGELEQFAYIASHDLQEPLRKISTFVQLLEGKITDHLDEKSQGYINKIKDATSRMGKLIRDVLAYSALPKEDATFVEVNLEDTARNALEDYDVVMERTGAQVTWNELPVIKGIPLQMSQLFFNLIGNALKFIRPDVQPKIDIHCSIATAEEIRSVHLKEGMSYYKIQFTDNGIGMKPEDTQKIFNIFQKLHRKSEFAGTGIGLAMCKKIVQNHNGEIDASQSNENGAVFNVYLPQNIN from the coding sequence ATGAATATCGACAACCAACAGGAACTCTATTTACTAGTCATGAATGCGCCGGTGGGCATCTGTGTTTTGGATGCCCACACCCTTAAAGCGGAAATTGTAAATGACAGTTTCATAGCCGTGGCCGGAAAACCCCGCGAAGCGATCCTTGGAAATTTTTACTGGGATGCTTTCCCTGAAGCACGCCCACATTATGAAAGCGCACTCGCCGGTGTTATTTTAAAAGGAAGCCCTTACTCTAATAGCGAAGCCGAGCGTAAGGTGATCAGGGGTGGTAAGCAAGAAACGGTTTATATGGCTTTAGTGTATGCCCCGCTAAAAGATACTGCAGGAGAGGTGAAAAAAGTGGCCGTCTGGGTTACGGACAATACCCTGCAGGTGCTCCAAAGGCAAAAAGTGGAAGAGAGCGAAAAATTTGCGCGTACCGTTTTTTATAATTCTCCCGTAGCGAAATTGGTATACACCGGGCCTGATATGGTTCTGCACCAGGCCAATGAAAAGATGCTTGAAATATTCGGCAAGGGCGATTCCATTATCGGAAAACCCATCATGGAAGCAGTACCCGAGATGAAAGAGACGCATTTGTTCGGGGCCTACCAGCACGTTTTGAAGACTGGTGAAATTCATACCCAAACGGCATCCCGCATTATGTTTATTAAGAATGGTTCGCCATATTATGGCTACTATGACTACACTTACAAACCCTTATACGATGCGAAAGGCAATATCTATGGTGTCATCTGTACGGCTATTGACGTAACAGAAGAGGTAGTGGCGCGCAACAAACTGCAAGAGGCCGAACAAAACATGAGAGGCGCCGTTGAACTCGCCCAGCTTGGTACCTGGAGCATTGATGTGGCATCAAACGGACTGACCTACTCGGACCGCCTGATCGAATGGTTTGGGTATGACCCTGCCGCCCAGGATTATAATGAAGTTATACCGATCCTTTTGGAAGAAGACCAGCAAAGGGTCGCCAATGCCGTGGCATGGGGACTGAATCCTGAATCGGGAGGTTTGTATGATGAGACCTATACCATAATCCATCCCACTACAGAGAAAAAAAGAATATTGCATGCCCAGGGTAAAACTGTTTTTGATCCCGAGGGGAACCCGGTACGTATGAACGGCACCGCCCAGGATATTACCATCCAGATGGAACTGCAGGTGGAACTGGAAAACCAATTGCAGGAGCGCACCGAAGAGATCGCCGCTGTTATAGAGGAATTAAGGGCTACCAATGAAGAATTGGAACAGACCAACGTGCAGCTCATACATTCCAACGGGGAACTCGAGCAGTTTGCCTACATAGCCTCACATGACCTGCAGGAACCGCTTCGCAAGATCAGCACTTTTGTGCAGCTGCTCGAGGGTAAAATCACCGATCATCTTGACGAAAAATCACAGGGATACATCAATAAAATAAAAGACGCCACCAGCCGTATGGGCAAACTGATCCGCGATGTGCTCGCCTACTCGGCCCTGCCGAAAGAGGATGCCACTTTCGTTGAAGTCAATCTTGAGGACACGGCCCGTAATGCGCTGGAAGATTATGATGTGGTGATGGAGCGTACGGGAGCCCAAGTGACATGGAACGAGCTGCCGGTCATCAAAGGCATTCCCCTGCAGATGTCCCAGCTGTTTTTCAATCTGATAGGCAACGCTTTAAAATTTATACGCCCTGATGTGCAGCCCAAAATTGATATTCATTGCAGTATTGCCACCGCCGAAGAGATCCGCTCGGTACATCTAAAGGAAGGGATGTCGTATTATAAAATTCAATTTACTGATAATGGCATTGGCATGAAGCCCGAAGATACCCAGAAAATTTTCAATATATTTCAAAAACTGCACCGCAAAAGTGAATTTGCGGGCACGGGAATCGGGCTGGCCATGTGCAAAAAAATCGTCCAGAACCATAATGGGGAAATCGATGCCAGTCAAAGCAACGAAAATGGAGCTGTATTTAACGTTTACCTGCCCCAGAATATTAATTAA
- a CDS encoding response regulator has translation MNKRGPIVIIEDDIDDQEFLGQAFDKLQYPNEIIFFADGEQALQYLTETSIEPFIIFSDINMPKLNGIELRSKVHENEDLRMKSIPFLFFSTAAEQQHVVEAYSKSVRGFFIKPFDFNQMVVMIKNIVEYWQSCVSPNYVK, from the coding sequence ATGAACAAGAGAGGGCCTATAGTAATTATAGAAGACGACATCGATGACCAGGAATTTTTAGGTCAGGCATTTGATAAACTTCAATATCCAAATGAAATAATTTTTTTCGCAGATGGCGAACAGGCCCTCCAATATCTTACAGAAACAAGCATTGAGCCCTTTATAATTTTCTCTGATATAAATATGCCAAAATTAAATGGAATCGAACTGCGGTCTAAAGTTCATGAAAATGAAGACCTAAGGATGAAATCTATTCCATTTCTGTTTTTTTCGACAGCTGCAGAACAGCAGCATGTAGTGGAAGCGTACTCAAAATCGGTTCGGGGATTTTTTATAAAACCGTTTGATTTCAATCAAATGGTGGTAATGATCAAAAATATTGTAGAATATTGGCAAAGTTGCGTTTCACCAAATTACGTAAAATAA